One Embleya scabrispora DNA segment encodes these proteins:
- a CDS encoding alpha/beta hydrolase yields MLKRSGTMLCAAVVLALASTLVSAVPAGAAMSVPAPVWGDCPPSAFGPADPRLRCTTVQVPLDYRAPSGRRIDIAVSRLSTAKPGLRRGVLVHNGGGPGVPSLHLPELWSNYYPREVLDRYDLVGFDPRGLGRSTPITCGRTADRVPHERVIPFPGPDGAITANVRFARELARDCLANGGEVLRHVTTANTARDLDRIRIALGERKISYRSASYGSYLGAVYSELFPERTDRIVLDASSDPNSTWHERWADWDRGFDVRFGDFASWAAERAAVLGLGDDPAAVRANYLELAERLDRSPVTHPVAGPVDGAFFRSVWQLNAYHTLQFPEFAAWFRFLRQGGPAPRWAPPPTTPGVPEDNEVAVLLAVTCGDTRVPRDVARYRREVTASRARFPILGGAGANIQPCAFWPDPVGKAVRVTDRGPANILLLQTLRDPATPYAGALGMRRALGDRARMITVDGGNHGGYDPEAPSCALREADRFLATGTRPSRDLFCRPDPPTASSPTAHDPRRLERL; encoded by the coding sequence ATGCTGAAACGTTCGGGCACGATGCTGTGTGCGGCGGTGGTGCTTGCCTTGGCGTCCACTCTCGTGTCGGCGGTCCCCGCCGGCGCGGCCATGTCGGTGCCGGCTCCGGTCTGGGGAGACTGTCCGCCCTCGGCCTTCGGCCCCGCGGATCCACGATTGAGATGCACGACCGTACAGGTCCCCCTCGACTACCGGGCGCCGTCGGGGCGCAGGATCGACATCGCCGTCTCCCGACTGTCGACGGCGAAGCCGGGACTGCGCCGCGGCGTGCTGGTACACAACGGCGGCGGTCCCGGTGTGCCGAGTCTGCATCTGCCCGAACTGTGGTCGAACTACTACCCCCGGGAGGTTCTGGATCGATACGACCTGGTCGGTTTCGACCCCCGCGGGCTCGGCCGCAGTACGCCCATCACGTGCGGACGCACCGCCGACCGGGTCCCCCACGAACGGGTGATCCCGTTCCCCGGCCCGGACGGGGCGATCACGGCCAATGTACGGTTCGCCCGCGAGTTGGCGCGCGACTGCCTGGCCAACGGCGGCGAGGTGTTGCGGCACGTGACCACCGCGAATACCGCGCGGGACCTGGACCGCATCAGGATCGCCCTCGGCGAGCGCAAGATCTCGTATCGAAGCGCGTCGTACGGCAGTTACCTGGGAGCGGTCTACTCCGAGCTGTTTCCCGAGCGCACCGATCGCATCGTGCTGGACGCGAGTTCGGACCCCAACAGCACCTGGCACGAGCGATGGGCCGACTGGGATCGCGGATTCGACGTGCGGTTCGGGGACTTCGCCTCCTGGGCCGCCGAACGCGCGGCCGTCCTGGGCCTCGGTGACGACCCGGCCGCGGTGCGTGCGAACTATCTCGAACTGGCCGAGCGCCTGGACCGATCGCCGGTGACACACCCGGTCGCCGGCCCCGTCGACGGCGCGTTCTTCCGCTCCGTCTGGCAGCTGAACGCCTATCACACGCTGCAATTCCCGGAATTCGCCGCGTGGTTCAGGTTCCTCCGCCAGGGCGGGCCCGCGCCCCGATGGGCTCCGCCCCCGACCACGCCGGGCGTACCCGAGGACAACGAAGTCGCGGTGCTGTTGGCGGTGACCTGCGGCGACACCCGCGTGCCCCGCGACGTCGCCCGCTATCGGCGCGAAGTCACGGCGAGCCGCGCCCGGTTCCCCATCCTGGGCGGTGCGGGCGCGAACATCCAACCCTGCGCGTTCTGGCCGGACCCGGTCGGGAAAGCGGTGCGGGTGACCGACCGGGGGCCGGCGAACATCCTGCTGTTGCAGACGCTTCGCGATCCGGCCACGCCCTACGCGGGTGCGCTGGGCATGCGCAGGGCCCTGGGCGACCGGGCCCGCATGATCACGGTGGACGGCGGCAACCACGGCGGCTACGACCCGGAGGCCCCGTCGTGCGCGCTGCGCGAGGCCGATCGATTCCTGGCCACGGGGACCCGACCTTCGCGCGACCTGTTCTGTCGCCCGGATCCCCCCACCGCCTCGAGCCCGACGGCCCACGATCCTCGACGGCTCGAACGGCTCTGA
- a CDS encoding S1 family peptidase: MKKSLVGALGAVCALLFTAVGTTSAVGAPPATVKAVNFAGTVALSNCSGSVIRMPGSQPGDPALVLSNGHCLETGFPGAGEVITDQPSSRTFSLLGASGSRVATLRAHKVSYATMTDTDISIYELTQTYAQIQRSYGISALTLNDRHPVAGSAIKVVSGYWKRIYSCNVDGFVYRLKEADWTWRDSVRYTSSCNTIGGTSGSPVIDTTTGKVVAVNNTGNEDGARCTENNPCEVDENGNVTIRQGINYAQETYIVVPCIGIGNKVDLNLPGCTLPKP, translated from the coding sequence ATGAAGAAGTCCCTCGTCGGCGCACTCGGCGCCGTCTGTGCCCTGCTGTTCACGGCCGTGGGCACGACATCCGCCGTCGGCGCCCCGCCGGCCACCGTCAAGGCGGTCAACTTCGCCGGTACGGTAGCGCTGAGCAACTGTTCGGGGTCCGTGATCCGGATGCCCGGCTCGCAGCCGGGCGACCCCGCGCTCGTCCTCTCCAACGGCCACTGCCTCGAGACCGGATTCCCCGGTGCCGGTGAGGTCATCACCGACCAGCCGTCGTCCCGCACCTTCTCGCTGCTCGGCGCCTCCGGTTCCAGGGTCGCCACCCTGCGGGCCCACAAGGTCTCGTACGCCACGATGACCGACACGGACATCTCGATCTACGAACTCACCCAGACCTACGCGCAGATCCAGAGGTCGTACGGGATCAGTGCGCTGACCCTCAACGACCGCCACCCCGTGGCCGGTTCGGCGATCAAGGTGGTCTCCGGGTATTGGAAGCGGATCTACAGCTGCAACGTGGACGGCTTCGTCTATCGCCTCAAGGAGGCCGACTGGACCTGGCGGGACTCGGTGCGCTACACGTCGTCCTGCAACACCATCGGCGGTACGTCAGGCTCTCCGGTGATCGACACGACGACAGGCAAGGTGGTCGCCGTCAACAACACGGGTAACGAGGATGGCGCCCGCTGCACGGAGAACAACCCGTGTGAGGTCGACGAGAACGGCAACGTGACCATCCGTCAGGGCATCAACTACGCCCAGGAGACGTACATCGTCGTGCCCTGCATAGGTATCGGCAACAAGGTCGACCTGAACCTGCCGGGCTGCACCCTGCCCAAACCCTGA
- a CDS encoding ABC transporter permease — protein sequence MPGVGRVVTDRSFYAQVVIGGRPADDPRLDDPLGHGWSSAALAARAPVAGRPPGADHEVVLDRRLGPRPGDTVTVLTASGPATYTVSGLVDGPGIYLTDGQADRLAGSVRVLGLLAGAGATLDPAAVRAVVGAEGRVLTGSDRAELEPGHAAFTRWVGLQVLSAMAALAAFTTVFVVASTFALSVAGRRREFGLLRTIGATPRQVRRALFAEAGVVAALAAGLGAGLGGVLSPTLGAVLVDLGFEPEGFTVEVGVLPLAGAFVSGMVVAMAGVWSASRRAARIAPLEALREADVDNRPMSRGRVVGGLLFVALGVVSAAITATADPRALADFGLYPPMALIVGLTMLAPAVVPPVVRVLTWPLSRGAGAIGLLVREGMLTAVRRTAATAAPVLATVGLAVLITGMVATTAQSYEARRAASVRAERVIVPEDTPGLTDAAVAEVAGTPLTPTTVYDDKGAVVEAAGVVTDAFAAIGDRVETRQGSFAELRGPTTMAVSESVAARLGWRQGGDARVTFRDGATETMRVVAVLADRSTPYDVLFPRGTVRAHDPSALTAAVFRTGADSAPAPLGGKEVSVAAYASSADAEEQRLVWIFTVLLVVVSVGYTAIAIANTLMMATADRLPDLRVLRLSGATVRQALCAIAAESAIVVTIGTALGAIVAVPSLLSLRSALSDLAGASVPLVVPWPLVGGVIATCLTAALTASVGPAWMALRPNRHRIPAG from the coding sequence GTGCCCGGAGTCGGGCGCGTCGTCACGGACCGCTCGTTCTACGCCCAGGTGGTGATCGGCGGGCGCCCCGCGGACGATCCCCGCCTCGACGATCCGTTGGGGCACGGTTGGTCGAGCGCCGCGCTCGCGGCCCGCGCGCCGGTCGCGGGGCGGCCACCCGGCGCCGACCACGAGGTGGTGCTCGACCGCCGGCTCGGGCCGCGCCCTGGCGACACGGTCACCGTGCTCACCGCGTCCGGACCCGCGACCTACACGGTGTCGGGTCTCGTCGACGGCCCCGGCATCTATCTGACGGACGGCCAGGCGGATCGACTCGCGGGCAGCGTACGCGTGTTGGGCCTGCTCGCCGGCGCCGGCGCGACGCTCGACCCGGCGGCGGTGCGGGCGGTGGTGGGTGCGGAGGGGCGGGTGCTCACCGGCTCCGACCGTGCCGAACTGGAACCGGGCCACGCCGCGTTCACCCGGTGGGTGGGCCTTCAGGTGCTGTCCGCCATGGCGGCTCTGGCCGCGTTCACGACCGTGTTCGTCGTGGCGTCCACGTTCGCCCTCTCCGTCGCGGGGCGCCGGCGCGAGTTCGGTCTGCTGCGCACCATCGGCGCCACTCCGAGGCAGGTTCGGCGCGCGCTGTTCGCGGAGGCGGGCGTCGTCGCCGCGCTCGCGGCCGGGCTCGGCGCCGGGCTCGGTGGAGTGCTTTCCCCCACGCTCGGCGCCGTCCTGGTCGATCTCGGGTTCGAGCCCGAGGGCTTCACGGTCGAGGTCGGCGTGCTCCCCCTGGCCGGCGCGTTTGTGTCGGGCATGGTCGTGGCCATGGCGGGAGTGTGGTCGGCGTCCCGTCGCGCCGCGCGGATCGCACCTTTGGAGGCCCTGCGCGAAGCCGACGTGGACAACCGGCCGATGTCGCGCGGGCGCGTCGTCGGGGGGCTGTTGTTCGTGGCGCTCGGCGTCGTCTCGGCGGCGATCACGGCGACGGCCGACCCCCGGGCGCTCGCGGATTTCGGGCTGTATCCGCCGATGGCCCTCATTGTCGGGCTGACCATGCTCGCTCCCGCGGTCGTGCCTCCCGTGGTGCGGGTGCTGACGTGGCCGTTGTCGCGAGGCGCCGGGGCGATCGGGTTGCTCGTGCGCGAGGGCATGCTCACGGCCGTGCGCCGCACCGCCGCCACCGCCGCCCCCGTGCTCGCGACGGTCGGCCTCGCGGTGCTGATCACGGGCATGGTCGCGACCACCGCGCAGTCCTATGAGGCTCGGCGCGCGGCGTCGGTGCGAGCCGAGCGCGTGATCGTGCCGGAAGACACCCCGGGCCTGACGGACGCCGCGGTGGCCGAGGTGGCGGGCACCCCTCTGACACCCACGACGGTCTACGACGACAAGGGCGCGGTCGTCGAGGCGGCGGGAGTGGTCACCGACGCGTTCGCCGCCATCGGCGACCGGGTCGAGACCCGACAGGGCTCCTTCGCCGAGTTGCGCGGCCCCACCACGATGGCGGTGTCCGAAAGCGTCGCCGCGCGCCTGGGCTGGCGACAGGGCGGCGACGCGCGGGTGACCTTCCGCGACGGCGCCACCGAGACGATGCGCGTGGTCGCCGTGCTGGCCGACCGATCGACGCCCTACGACGTCCTGTTTCCGCGCGGGACCGTCCGCGCGCATGATCCCTCGGCCCTGACGGCGGCCGTCTTTCGCACCGGCGCCGATTCCGCGCCGGCGCCGCTGGGCGGCAAGGAGGTGAGCGTCGCCGCCTACGCCTCGTCGGCCGACGCCGAGGAGCAACGCCTCGTGTGGATCTTCACCGTGCTGCTCGTGGTGGTCTCCGTCGGCTACACGGCCATCGCGATAGCGAACACCCTGATGATGGCCACCGCCGATCGGCTGCCCGACCTGCGCGTCCTGCGCCTTTCCGGCGCGACCGTCCGGCAGGCGCTGTGCGCCATCGCCGCCGAGTCGGCCATCGTCGTGACCATCGGCACGGCGCTCGGCGCGATCGTCGCCGTGCCGTCGCTGCTGAGCCTGCGTTCGGCGCTGAGCGATCTCGCCGGCGCCTCGGTCCCCTTGGTCGTGCCGTGGCCGCTCGTCGGCGGCGTCATCGCCACATGCCTCACGGCCGCCCTCACCGCCTCCGTCGGCCCCGCGTGGATGGCCCTCCGCCCCAACCGCCACCGGATACCGGCCGGATGA
- a CDS encoding ABC transporter ATP-binding protein gives MTTATSTPAGPAVRLLRVTKTHHAGAQRVTALDGVTLDFPRGTLTAVMGASGSGKSTLLQCAAGIDRADGGEIRVDGVDVRALDEHGSTLFRRSRVGFVFQSFNLVSALTAEQNVALPLRLAGRRPDPAHVAAALAEVGLADRARHRPAELSGGQRQRVAIARALITRPAVVFADEPTGALDSKASRDVLRLLRDVVDARGQTVVMVTHDPTAAAFADRVVLLTDGRVADEIHRGADGAGVCAEIIAARMAWLEELC, from the coding sequence ATGACCACAGCGACATCCACACCGGCGGGCCCGGCCGTGCGCCTGCTCCGCGTGACGAAGACGCACCACGCGGGAGCCCAGCGGGTCACCGCGCTCGACGGCGTCACCCTCGACTTCCCGCGCGGCACGCTGACGGCGGTGATGGGCGCCTCCGGCTCGGGCAAGTCCACGTTGTTGCAATGCGCGGCCGGCATCGACCGCGCCGACGGCGGCGAGATCCGGGTCGACGGCGTCGACGTCCGCGCCCTCGACGAGCACGGGTCGACGCTGTTTCGCCGCTCCCGCGTCGGCTTCGTCTTCCAGTCCTTCAATCTGGTCTCCGCGCTCACCGCCGAGCAGAACGTCGCCCTGCCGCTGCGCCTCGCCGGGCGCCGTCCGGACCCGGCGCACGTCGCGGCGGCCCTGGCCGAGGTGGGGCTCGCGGATCGGGCCCGCCATCGACCGGCCGAGTTGTCCGGCGGGCAGCGACAACGCGTCGCCATCGCCCGCGCGTTGATCACCCGGCCCGCGGTGGTGTTCGCCGACGAGCCGACCGGCGCGCTCGACTCGAAGGCATCGCGCGACGTCCTGCGCCTGCTGCGCGACGTCGTCGACGCGCGCGGCCAGACGGTGGTGATGGTCACGCACGACCCGACCGCCGCGGCCTTCGCGGATCGAGTGGTGCTGCTCACCGACGGCCGCGTGGCCGACGAGATCCATCGCGGCGCGGACGGGGCCGGCGTCTGCGCCGAGATCATCGCGGCGCGCATGGCGTGGCTGGAGGAGTTGTGCTGA
- a CDS encoding sensor histidine kinase, translating into MFAQASWDSIGRRPVRFLSSPAPWRALSYLGASWVVGAVVVVTVTSVVAVGVATWETSVGPAFTASLGLVALACMAIAAAPFERWRLRLIGAPLAAPERSGGVRARLREPAGRREFGYALVSLLALWWVDLGIASVALVIPGLLISAPLQPTAPLWMAVVLPLVGVVLLPVALFLIAAWAGVRATMTRAVLSPREAELIEVVRSRARLVDAFETERRRIERDLHDGAQQRLVALSMKLGLASLDLPPGSPAARQVREAHEMARAALSDLRELIRGVHPHVLTERGLPAAVRDIAGRSPIPVDVDVELAGRLPTAVEVTAYFVVCEALTNVAKHSGAQRCAVRGRVADGLLALEVRDGGAGGADPEAGTGLTGLVDRLAVLDGRMLLSSPIGGPTLLRVEIPCPASE; encoded by the coding sequence ATGTTCGCGCAAGCCTCGTGGGACTCGATCGGTCGGCGACCGGTGCGTTTCCTGTCGTCTCCGGCGCCATGGCGGGCCCTGTCCTATCTCGGGGCGAGTTGGGTCGTCGGGGCGGTCGTGGTGGTGACCGTGACGTCGGTCGTGGCCGTCGGCGTCGCGACGTGGGAGACGTCGGTCGGCCCGGCGTTCACCGCGTCGCTCGGGCTCGTGGCGCTCGCGTGCATGGCGATCGCCGCCGCGCCGTTCGAGCGGTGGCGGCTGCGGCTCATCGGCGCTCCCCTCGCGGCGCCGGAGCGGTCGGGCGGTGTGCGGGCGCGGCTGCGCGAGCCCGCCGGTCGGCGCGAGTTCGGCTACGCGCTGGTCTCGTTGCTGGCGCTGTGGTGGGTGGACCTGGGCATCGCGTCGGTGGCGTTGGTGATCCCGGGGCTGTTGATCTCGGCGCCGTTGCAGCCCACGGCGCCGCTGTGGATGGCGGTGGTGCTGCCGTTGGTGGGGGTCGTGCTGCTGCCCGTGGCGCTGTTCCTGATCGCGGCATGGGCGGGCGTGCGGGCGACGATGACGCGCGCCGTGCTCTCGCCTCGCGAGGCGGAGTTGATCGAGGTGGTCCGCTCCAGGGCGCGTCTGGTCGACGCGTTCGAAACGGAGCGCCGGCGGATCGAGCGCGATCTGCACGACGGCGCGCAGCAACGCCTGGTCGCGTTGAGCATGAAGCTGGGCCTGGCCTCGCTCGACCTGCCGCCCGGGTCGCCCGCCGCCCGTCAGGTCCGCGAGGCACACGAGATGGCTCGGGCCGCGCTGTCCGACCTGCGTGAGCTGATTCGCGGTGTGCACCCCCACGTGCTCACCGAACGGGGACTGCCGGCCGCCGTCCGCGACATCGCGGGGCGCTCGCCGATCCCGGTCGACGTCGATGTCGAACTGGCCGGGCGGTTGCCCACGGCGGTGGAGGTGACCGCCTATTTCGTGGTGTGCGAGGCGTTGACGAACGTGGCCAAGCACAGCGGCGCGCAGCGGTGTGCGGTCCGCGGGCGGGTGGCCGACGGGCTGCTGGCGTTGGAGGTGCGCGACGGCGGTGCGGGCGGCGCCGACCCGGAGGCGGGCACCGGGCTGACGGGTCTGGTCGATCGACTCGCGGTTCTCGACGGCAGAATGTTGTTGTCCAGCCCGATCGGTGGCCCGACCCTGTTGCGAGTGGAGATCCCGTGTCCGGCCTCAGAGTAG
- a CDS encoding response regulator transcription factor: MSGLRVVLAEDAVLLREGLVGLLERFGHEVAAAVGDGPSLIAATREHRPDVVIADVRMPPDFTDEGLRAARELQAALPSLAVLVLSQYVEQTFAEELFDARGASGMGYLLKERIGDVEEFADALTRVAGGGTVVDPEVVRQLLARRRDPLRRLTPREREVLAHMAEGRSNAAIARALVVTEAAVAKHIASILTKLDLPPAPDDHRRVLAVLAYLRG, encoded by the coding sequence GTGTCCGGCCTCAGAGTAGTACTCGCGGAGGACGCCGTGCTGTTGCGCGAGGGGCTGGTGGGCCTGCTCGAGCGTTTCGGCCACGAAGTGGCCGCCGCGGTGGGCGACGGTCCTTCGCTGATCGCGGCCACGCGGGAGCATCGCCCCGATGTCGTGATCGCCGACGTGCGCATGCCGCCCGACTTCACCGACGAAGGGTTGCGCGCCGCGCGCGAACTCCAGGCGGCACTACCGTCGTTGGCCGTCCTGGTGCTCAGCCAGTATGTCGAGCAGACCTTCGCGGAGGAGCTTTTCGACGCTCGGGGCGCCTCGGGCATGGGATATCTGCTGAAGGAACGCATCGGCGACGTGGAGGAGTTCGCCGACGCCCTGACCCGCGTCGCCGGGGGCGGAACCGTCGTCGACCCCGAGGTCGTCCGCCAACTCCTGGCGCGCCGGCGCGATCCGCTGCGGCGCCTGACTCCGCGCGAACGCGAGGTTCTCGCCCACATGGCCGAGGGGCGCTCCAACGCCGCCATCGCGCGTGCGTTGGTGGTGACGGAGGCCGCCGTGGCCAAACACATCGCGAGCATCCTGACCAAACTCGACCTCCCGCCGGCCCCCGACGACCACCGCCGAGTCCTGGCCGTCCTGGCCTACCTCCGCGGCTGA
- a CDS encoding LysR family transcriptional regulator has protein sequence MELRTLRYFVAVAEELHFGRAAARLHMSQPPLSRAIKRLESEVGAALFARSPGGVTPTPVGAILLDEARALLGQADLLRARVAAAAGPAGITVGILGDTGDPGITRLATAFRRGHPGVDIRIRDADLTDPTCGLRAGLVDVALTRAPFDETALALRELRADPVGALLRADDPLTRRDRLEIADLADRRWFRFPPGTDPIWQSYWNGGEPREGPVVRVVQECVQAVLWNSTVGLAPLGHGPAKNVPPENLAVVPLADMAPSRVVAVWNDGDTNPVIRSFVEIAMAAYRH, from the coding sequence GTGGAGCTACGTACCCTGCGCTACTTCGTGGCGGTCGCCGAGGAACTCCACTTCGGCCGGGCCGCGGCTCGGCTGCACATGAGTCAGCCGCCGCTGAGCCGGGCGATCAAGCGGTTGGAGAGCGAGGTCGGGGCCGCGCTGTTCGCCCGCTCGCCCGGCGGTGTCACCCCCACGCCGGTGGGGGCGATCCTGCTCGACGAGGCGCGGGCCCTGCTCGGGCAGGCCGACCTTCTTCGCGCGCGTGTGGCGGCGGCGGCCGGCCCGGCCGGCATCACCGTGGGCATCCTGGGGGACACCGGCGATCCCGGCATCACCAGGCTGGCCACCGCCTTCCGTCGCGGCCATCCCGGGGTCGACATCCGCATCCGCGACGCGGACCTGACCGACCCGACCTGTGGGCTGCGCGCCGGACTGGTCGATGTGGCCCTGACGCGCGCACCCTTCGACGAGACGGCCCTGGCGCTGCGCGAACTGCGCGCGGATCCGGTCGGCGCGCTACTGCGCGCCGACGATCCGCTGACCCGTCGCGATCGTCTGGAGATCGCCGATCTGGCCGACCGCCGCTGGTTCCGGTTCCCACCGGGCACCGACCCGATCTGGCAGTCGTACTGGAACGGCGGCGAGCCGCGCGAGGGCCCGGTGGTACGTGTCGTCCAGGAATGTGTGCAGGCGGTGCTCTGGAACAGCACCGTCGGTCTGGCTCCGCTCGGACACGGTCCGGCGAAGAACGTGCCACCCGAGAACCTGGCCGTGGTTCCGCTGGCCGACATGGCGCCGAGCCGGGTGGTCGCGGTGTGGAACGACGGCGACACCAACCCCGTGATCCGCTCCTTCGTCGAGATCGCGATGGCCGCGTACCGCCACTGA
- a CDS encoding cupin domain-containing protein: protein MTCESTSAEAMSGEPQAAHPGVSVVGPDDGEVILMATTRMRVLEDGSHTEHRLGVTESILAPHTSGPPQHRHALHDEGFYIVSGTLVFTIGDSRHDAAAGTLVVVPRGAPHTFANETDQPAILLSMFTPDLYVQYFRDLQAMTADGGPPAPRAGLETMSRYATEATTDFA from the coding sequence ATGACTTGCGAGAGCACATCCGCCGAAGCGATGTCCGGTGAACCGCAGGCCGCCCACCCCGGCGTCTCGGTGGTCGGCCCCGACGACGGCGAGGTGATCCTCATGGCCACCACGCGCATGCGAGTCCTCGAGGACGGCAGCCACACGGAGCACCGTCTCGGGGTCACCGAGTCCATTCTCGCCCCGCACACCTCGGGGCCGCCGCAACACCGCCATGCCCTGCACGACGAGGGTTTCTACATCGTCTCGGGCACGCTGGTATTCACCATCGGGGACAGTCGGCACGACGCGGCCGCGGGCACACTCGTGGTCGTCCCGCGCGGAGCCCCGCACACCTTCGCCAACGAAACCGACCAACCCGCCATCCTGCTCAGCATGTTCACCCCCGACCTGTACGTGCAGTACTTCCGAGACCTCCAGGCCATGACCGCGGACGGCGGACCGCCGGCGCCACGGGCCGGCCTCGAGACGATGAGCCGCTACGCCACCGAGGCCACCACCGACTTCGCCTGA
- a CDS encoding DoxX family protein: MNIAYWIVAGLLASFYLYAGGLKMVRSPEQLRPMMAWVDRIPLPAVRALGTVEVLGAVGLLLPPATGIAPWPALAAAIGFTVLQTGAIVVHLTGQDRRIILNIGLVTAAAVTIWLATARL; encoded by the coding sequence ATGAACATCGCCTATTGGATCGTCGCCGGCCTGCTCGCCTCCTTCTACCTCTACGCGGGTGGGCTCAAGATGGTCCGCAGCCCCGAACAACTCCGGCCGATGATGGCTTGGGTGGACCGGATACCGCTGCCGGCCGTCAGGGCGCTGGGAACGGTCGAAGTATTGGGCGCCGTCGGCCTGCTCCTCCCGCCGGCGACCGGCATCGCCCCCTGGCCGGCCCTGGCCGCGGCCATCGGTTTCACCGTGCTGCAGACAGGTGCGATCGTCGTCCACCTGACCGGCCAAGACCGCCGAATCATCCTCAACATCGGACTGGTCACCGCCGCTGCCGTGACGATCTGGCTCGCCACGGCTCGGCTGTGA